From a region of the Pukyongiella litopenaei genome:
- a CDS encoding MBL fold metallo-hydrolase produces MRIDRRGFLGGFLGGLGAAAGIGGASLAGTVTRLKEVEVTTLSDGNLVLPGDMVFDGLPEEPLAAILARHDVARDEVHPPCNLTLMRDGIRSVLFDAGSGPAFMPSAGRLETALEAAGLGPGDITHVVFTHGHPDHLWGVLDDFDDLLFANADYLFGQVEWDYWRDPATVDRIGASRVAFAVGAPRRMDAIAERCSFFTDGQEILPGVMAHAAFGHTPGHMAFEIRSGGEALMVVGDAIGNGHVAFEQPDWPSGSDQDADRGAQTRRRLLDQLATDRIAMIGFHLPGGGLGRVERMGDAYRFTEE; encoded by the coding sequence ATGCGGATTGACAGGCGCGGATTTCTGGGTGGATTTCTGGGCGGGCTGGGGGCGGCGGCCGGGATCGGCGGGGCGTCGCTTGCCGGCACCGTGACCCGGCTGAAAGAGGTCGAGGTCACCACGCTCAGCGACGGCAATCTCGTCCTGCCGGGGGACATGGTCTTTGACGGCCTGCCCGAAGAGCCCCTGGCCGCGATCCTGGCCCGGCACGACGTGGCGCGCGACGAGGTGCATCCGCCCTGCAACCTGACGCTGATGCGGGACGGCATCCGCTCGGTACTGTTCGACGCCGGCTCCGGGCCGGCCTTCATGCCGAGCGCGGGCAGGCTGGAAACCGCGCTCGAGGCGGCGGGGCTGGGGCCGGGCGACATCACCCATGTGGTGTTCACGCATGGCCATCCCGATCACCTGTGGGGCGTTCTGGACGATTTCGACGATCTGCTTTTTGCCAACGCGGATTACCTGTTCGGACAGGTCGAATGGGACTACTGGCGCGATCCCGCCACCGTGGACCGGATCGGCGCATCCCGCGTCGCTTTCGCGGTGGGGGCGCCGCGGCGGATGGACGCCATCGCGGAGCGGTGCAGTTTCTTCACCGACGGGCAGGAGATCCTGCCCGGTGTCATGGCCCATGCCGCCTTTGGCCACACGCCCGGTCACATGGCGTTCGAAATCCGGTCGGGCGGCGAGGCGCTGATGGTCGTCGGCGATGCCATCGGCAACGGCCATGTGGCATTCGAACAGCCGGACTGGCCGAGCGGTTCGGACCAGGACGCGGACCGCGGGGCACAGACCCGGCGGCGTCTGCTGGACCAGCTGGCGACCGACCGCATCGCCATGATCGGCTTTCACCTGCCCGGCGGCGGCCTCGGACGGGTCGAACGCATGGGCGATGCCTACAGATTTACCGAGGAGTGA
- a CDS encoding AMP-binding protein: MERIWQKHYGRMPHEVDYENDGSVADLIERSVEKFADLPAVNSFGTTRSYAEIGRLSRDFAAYLQNGLGLTKGDRVAIMLPNIIPFHVASFGMIRAGMVQVNVNPMYTPRELAHQLNDSGAETIVIASMVSGTLGAVLDQTGVKNVITVDLADLTAAPIPPAPVHAALGDAVKLTDALEQGAGMDFDRPDITQDDLLFLQYTGGTTGLSKGAVLSHGNLVSNVAVYDALAGHITEEGREIVITPIPIYHILALMVNCLSYWRYGALNVLIADPRDMAGFVKTLGQFKFTAMTGVNTLYNGLLHTPGFADLDFSSLKVCWGGGAPIQEAVSNRWFEVTGGHIREGYGLSETSPIVSMNLVDRNEYTGTIGIPVPSTDISLRDDDGNEVGFGEEGELCVKGPQVMSGYWNRPDATAEVMTGDGYFRTGDVAVMDEEGFFRIVDRKKDMILVSGFNVYPNEIEGVVALIPGIVEAACIGVPNDRTGEAVKVFAVRSDDSLTEDAVRMTCREKLTSYKVPASVSFVGELPKSSVGKILRRELRSA; encoded by the coding sequence ATGGAACGGATCTGGCAGAAACACTATGGCAGGATGCCCCATGAGGTGGATTACGAAAACGACGGGTCGGTGGCCGACCTGATCGAGCGGTCGGTGGAAAAATTCGCCGACCTGCCGGCGGTCAACTCTTTCGGCACGACGCGGAGCTATGCGGAGATCGGCAGGCTCAGCCGCGATTTCGCCGCCTACCTGCAGAACGGGCTGGGCCTGACGAAAGGCGACCGGGTGGCGATCATGCTGCCGAACATCATCCCGTTCCATGTCGCCTCATTCGGCATGATCCGCGCGGGCATGGTGCAGGTGAACGTGAATCCGATGTATACGCCCCGCGAACTGGCGCATCAGCTGAACGATTCCGGTGCCGAAACCATCGTCATCGCCTCGATGGTGAGCGGCACACTGGGCGCGGTGCTGGACCAGACCGGGGTCAAGAACGTGATCACCGTCGATCTGGCCGACCTGACCGCCGCCCCGATCCCGCCCGCGCCGGTGCATGCGGCGCTCGGCGATGCGGTGAAGCTCACCGACGCGCTGGAGCAGGGCGCCGGCATGGATTTCGACCGGCCCGACATCACCCAGGACGATCTGCTGTTCCTGCAATATACCGGCGGCACCACCGGCCTCAGCAAGGGCGCGGTGCTCAGCCATGGCAACCTCGTGTCGAATGTCGCCGTCTATGACGCGCTGGCCGGACATATCACCGAAGAGGGCCGGGAAATCGTGATCACGCCGATCCCGATCTATCATATCCTCGCGCTGATGGTGAATTGCCTGAGCTACTGGCGCTATGGCGCGCTCAACGTGCTGATCGCCGATCCCCGCGACATGGCCGGGTTCGTGAAGACCCTCGGCCAGTTCAAGTTCACCGCGATGACCGGCGTGAACACGCTCTATAACGGTCTTCTGCACACGCCCGGTTTCGCGGATCTGGATTTTTCGTCGCTCAAGGTCTGCTGGGGCGGCGGTGCGCCGATCCAGGAGGCGGTGTCGAACAGGTGGTTCGAGGTCACCGGCGGGCATATCCGCGAAGGCTATGGGCTGTCGGAAACCTCTCCGATCGTGTCGATGAACCTCGTTGACCGCAACGAATACACCGGCACCATCGGCATTCCGGTTCCCTCCACCGACATCTCGCTGCGCGACGATGACGGCAACGAGGTCGGCTTTGGCGAGGAAGGCGAATTGTGCGTGAAAGGCCCGCAGGTGATGAGCGGGTATTGGAACCGCCCCGATGCCACTGCCGAGGTGATGACCGGGGACGGCTATTTCCGCACCGGCGACGTGGCGGTGATGGACGAGGAAGGGTTCTTCCGCATCGTCGACCGCAAGAAGGACATGATCCTGGTGTCCGGTTTCAACGTCTATCCCAACGAGATCGAGGGCGTGGTCGCGCTGATCCCCGGCATCGTAGAGGCGGCCTGTATCGGCGTGCCGAACGACCGCACCGGCGAGGCCGTCAAGGTGTTTGCCGTTCGCAGCGATGACAGCCTGACCGAGGACGCCGTGCGCATGACCTGCCGCGAAAAGCTGACCAGCTACAAGGTGCCGGCCTCGGTGTCGTTCGTCGGCGAACTGCCGAAATCCAGTGTCGGCAAGATCCTGCGCCGCGAATTGCGCAGCGCCTGA
- a CDS encoding amidohydrolase: MSKIAVFTAKRIHTMSDSAPEATAVAVRDGVILEAGTLESLEPWLAAHPHEIDHRFADKVIMPGFIDPHLHPSIGAILAPTTFITAFEWKFPGRDVPATRGHEAYLAAIEKAVAEDDGSKPIFVTWGYHQIWHGDVTRTQLNAISSERPILVWHRSFHEVILNDAAIDLLRIDREVMDSHPQIDAGSGRFSEMGGMVALECLKPFLFSPDWFSEGLATMHDILHAGGHTTVADMAWGIFDYEGEWTAFNQAMETDKPPYRVMMIPRGLPEPELTGAPEDAFARVEALTDRGTARLYFDRHVKLFTDGAFFSEMMQMADPGFIDGHHGEWLTAPDQFEAIARPYWNAGYRIHVHCTGDLGVELALDVLEKLQFERPRFDHRFTIEHFGVSTEEQVRRIRALGAVVSANVYYLHELGEAYWRKSIGHERASQMARLGSLAREGVPFGLHSDFTMAPAHPLTSVWVAVNRFGESGAVLGENERVSVHQALRAITIDAAWVMGQEASIGSIRSGKKADFTVLDEDPYEVDPARLKDIGIHATVFEGAVHELAG; the protein is encoded by the coding sequence ATGAGTAAGATCGCGGTATTCACGGCAAAGCGCATCCACACGATGAGCGACAGCGCGCCCGAAGCGACCGCGGTCGCGGTGCGCGACGGGGTCATCCTCGAAGCGGGCACGCTGGAGAGCCTCGAACCCTGGCTGGCGGCCCATCCGCATGAGATTGACCACCGGTTCGCCGACAAGGTGATCATGCCCGGCTTCATCGACCCGCATCTGCACCCGTCCATCGGTGCGATACTGGCCCCGACAACCTTCATCACCGCGTTTGAATGGAAGTTCCCGGGCCGCGATGTCCCGGCAACGCGCGGACACGAGGCATATCTGGCGGCGATCGAAAAGGCGGTGGCCGAGGATGACGGGTCAAAACCGATTTTCGTCACCTGGGGCTATCACCAGATCTGGCACGGCGATGTCACGCGAACCCAGCTCAACGCCATTTCCAGCGAACGGCCCATCCTGGTCTGGCACCGGTCGTTCCACGAGGTCATTCTCAACGACGCCGCCATCGACCTGCTCAGGATCGACCGCGAGGTGATGGACAGCCACCCGCAGATCGACGCCGGGAGCGGACGGTTTTCCGAGATGGGCGGGATGGTTGCGCTCGAATGTCTGAAACCCTTTCTCTTTTCGCCCGACTGGTTCAGTGAAGGCCTGGCCACGATGCACGACATCCTGCATGCAGGCGGCCATACTACCGTCGCCGACATGGCATGGGGCATTTTCGACTACGAGGGCGAATGGACCGCCTTCAATCAGGCGATGGAAACGGACAAGCCGCCCTATCGGGTGATGATGATCCCTCGTGGCCTGCCCGAACCGGAACTCACCGGCGCGCCCGAGGACGCCTTTGCCCGCGTCGAGGCGCTCACCGACCGGGGCACCGCCCGGCTGTATTTCGACCGGCATGTCAAGCTCTTCACCGACGGCGCGTTCTTTTCCGAGATGATGCAGATGGCCGATCCCGGCTTTATCGACGGGCATCACGGCGAATGGCTGACCGCGCCCGACCAGTTCGAGGCGATTGCGCGACCCTACTGGAACGCGGGCTACCGCATCCATGTGCACTGCACCGGGGATCTGGGGGTGGAGCTTGCGCTCGATGTGCTGGAAAAGCTGCAATTCGAGCGGCCGCGTTTCGATCACCGCTTTACCATCGAGCATTTCGGCGTGTCGACCGAAGAGCAGGTGCGCCGGATCCGTGCGCTCGGGGCGGTGGTATCGGCCAATGTCTACTACCTGCATGAACTGGGCGAGGCCTATTGGCGCAAGTCCATCGGCCATGAACGCGCCAGCCAGATGGCGCGGCTGGGGTCGCTGGCGCGCGAGGGTGTGCCCTTTGGCCTGCATTCCGATTTCACCATGGCCCCGGCGCATCCGCTGACCAGCGTCTGGGTGGCGGTGAACCGGTTCGGGGAAAGCGGCGCGGTGCTGGGCGAAAATGAACGGGTGTCGGTGCATCAGGCCCTGCGCGCCATTACCATAGACGCCGCCTGGGTCATGGGGCAGGAGGCGTCGATCGGGTCTATCCGCTCGGGCAAGAAGGCCGATTTCACCGTGCTGGACGAAGACCCCTACGAGGTCGATCCGGCCCGCCTGAAAGATATCGGCATCCATGCCACCGTGTTCGAAGGCGCGGTGCACGAGCTGGCCGGATGA
- a CDS encoding CobW family GTP-binding protein, which produces MNIPVVIVSGYLGAGKTTLINQFLREPQGLRATVLVNDFGAINIDAALIENADGETIALTNGCACCTIGNDLLGAARRVAEARPDLLIVEASGVSEPGRLAMLLRGVGALAPARILTLINGARARSNATDKFVGRLFVSQIRNAHFISVNRDEGQRDFVRRLIEQHAPGTAEIAGIAQAFGPCPRRTLLHRRRSLRRPALPPACSNRPNRFCQRRWKCGARRCRMTCIAPRASC; this is translated from the coding sequence ATGAACATCCCCGTCGTAATCGTTTCCGGCTATCTGGGGGCCGGCAAGACGACCCTGATCAACCAGTTCCTGCGCGAGCCGCAGGGGCTGCGGGCGACGGTGCTGGTCAACGATTTCGGTGCCATCAATATCGACGCGGCGCTGATCGAGAACGCAGATGGCGAAACCATCGCCCTGACGAATGGCTGCGCCTGCTGCACGATCGGCAACGACCTGCTGGGCGCGGCGCGGCGGGTGGCAGAGGCCCGCCCCGATCTGCTGATCGTCGAGGCCAGCGGCGTGTCGGAACCGGGGCGGCTTGCGATGCTGCTGCGGGGTGTTGGGGCGCTGGCTCCGGCGCGTATCCTGACGCTGATCAACGGTGCGCGCGCACGCAGCAATGCGACCGACAAATTCGTCGGTCGGCTGTTTGTCTCGCAGATCCGCAATGCCCATTTCATCTCGGTCAACCGGGATGAGGGCCAGCGCGATTTCGTCCGGCGGCTGATCGAACAGCATGCGCCCGGGACGGCGGAGATTGCCGGGATTGCTCAGGCGTTCGGCCCTTGTCCGCGTCGCACCCTCCTGCACCGTCGGAGGAGCTTGCGCCGGCCAGCTTTGCCACCCGCGTGCTCGAACAGACCGAACCGGTTTTGCCAGCGGCGCTGGAAATGTGGTGCAAGGCGCTGCCGGATGACGTGCATCGCGCCAAGGGCATCGTGCTGA
- a CDS encoding LysR family transcriptional regulator, with translation MTLDQLVTFLWVSRLGGVRRAAQEMNISQPAVSGRIAALEQSLGTRLFDRSQRGVTLTKKGVILRDYSEKILDLVEGIKADIIPAEAEDSLLRIGVAETIVHLWLPAFLSALYERYPRIRVEIVVDVTSILRQQLLERTIDLAVLMGPVSEYTVDNIALPSVALAWFRPANRPDPDLRTTPVVTYNRNSRPYRDLRRQLIDRYGHSTQIFPTSSIHAGLEMVASGIGVGLFPQHFAEHLVQQGRIEMFDPGWRLDDLRFTASYLGEPRNELSARAAEIALASATDFMTG, from the coding sequence ATGACCCTCGATCAACTGGTTACCTTCCTGTGGGTGTCGCGTCTCGGCGGTGTGCGCCGCGCCGCGCAGGAGATGAACATCTCGCAACCCGCCGTCTCGGGCCGCATCGCCGCGCTGGAGCAGTCGCTCGGCACCCGCCTGTTCGACCGGTCGCAACGCGGGGTGACGCTGACCAAGAAAGGCGTCATTCTGCGCGATTATTCCGAGAAGATTCTCGATCTTGTCGAGGGGATCAAGGCCGATATCATCCCGGCCGAGGCCGAAGACAGCCTGCTGCGCATAGGCGTGGCCGAGACCATCGTGCATCTCTGGCTGCCGGCCTTCCTGTCGGCGCTCTATGAAAGATATCCCAGGATCCGGGTCGAGATTGTCGTCGATGTCACCAGCATCCTGCGGCAGCAGCTTCTGGAGCGGACGATCGACCTTGCCGTGCTGATGGGGCCGGTATCGGAATACACGGTTGACAACATCGCCCTGCCCAGTGTCGCGCTGGCGTGGTTCCGACCGGCCAACCGGCCCGATCCCGATCTGCGGACGACGCCGGTGGTGACATACAACCGCAACTCGCGGCCCTACCGCGACCTGCGTCGGCAGCTGATCGACCGGTATGGTCATTCCACCCAGATATTCCCGACCAGTTCGATCCATGCCGGGCTGGAAATGGTGGCCTCGGGCATCGGGGTCGGGCTTTTTCCGCAGCATTTCGCGGAACATCTTGTCCAGCAGGGGCGCATAGAAATGTTCGACCCCGGCTGGCGGCTCGACGACCTGCGTTTCACCGCCTCGTATCTCGGGGAACCCCGCAACGAACTCAGCGCCCGGGCGGCGGAGATCGCCCTGGCCAGTGCGACGGATTTCATGACCGGCTGA
- a CDS encoding YeeE/YedE family protein produces MFETLVDTFGDGRVLMAAGLAVGLLFGAAAQHSRFCLRAATIEVSAGGFGPRFAGWLVAFFTAVLAVQGAIAAGYLDVSQARQLAATGSLSGAIVGGLMFGCGMILARGCASRLLVLSATGNMRALVSGLVLTLVAQASLRGALVPAREAISELWLVEGGAARDILARLGVGPGPVVVIAALALAFSLWLSVRRNVPPSRTIAAALVGLAVALGWLVTYAIAQSSFEVVPITSITFTGPSTDTLMGLINNPGLPLGFGVGLVPGVFAGSALTAIATREFRIERFGPDTPMERHIGGAVLMGFGSMLAGGCAVGAGMSGGAVFALTAWVALLFMWIGALATQMALVRFGGTGKRAAA; encoded by the coding sequence ATGTTCGAAACGCTTGTCGATACATTCGGCGATGGCCGTGTCCTGATGGCTGCGGGGCTTGCCGTTGGCCTGCTGTTCGGCGCGGCGGCGCAGCATTCGCGGTTCTGCCTGCGCGCGGCGACCATCGAGGTCAGCGCCGGCGGCTTCGGGCCGCGTTTCGCGGGATGGCTGGTGGCGTTTTTCACGGCGGTCCTAGCCGTGCAGGGCGCCATCGCGGCCGGTTACCTGGATGTCTCGCAGGCGCGGCAGCTCGCGGCGACGGGCAGCCTGTCCGGAGCGATCGTCGGCGGGCTGATGTTCGGCTGCGGCATGATCCTGGCGCGGGGCTGCGCCAGCCGCCTGCTGGTGCTCTCGGCGACGGGCAACATGCGTGCGCTCGTCAGCGGCCTGGTCCTGACGCTGGTGGCACAGGCCTCGCTGCGCGGCGCGCTCGTTCCGGCACGCGAAGCCATTTCGGAACTGTGGCTGGTCGAGGGCGGCGCGGCGCGCGATATCCTGGCCCGGCTGGGCGTGGGGCCGGGTCCGGTCGTGGTGATCGCCGCGCTGGCGCTGGCGTTCTCGCTGTGGCTGTCGGTCCGGCGCAACGTCCCTCCCAGCCGCACCATCGCCGCCGCCCTGGTCGGCCTGGCGGTGGCGCTGGGCTGGCTGGTCACCTACGCGATCGCACAATCCTCGTTCGAGGTCGTCCCGATCACCTCGATCACCTTTACCGGCCCGTCGACCGACACGCTGATGGGGCTGATCAACAATCCCGGCCTGCCGCTGGGGTTCGGCGTGGGCCTGGTGCCGGGCGTCTTTGCCGGCTCGGCGCTGACCGCCATCGCCACGCGGGAATTCCGCATCGAACGGTTCGGCCCCGACACCCCGATGGAACGCCATATCGGCGGCGCGGTGCTGATGGGGTTCGGCAGCATGCTGGCCGGCGGCTGCGCCGTGGGCGCGGGCATGTCCGGCGGCGCGGTCTTTGCGCTGACCGCCTGGGTGGCGCTGCTGTTCATGTGGATCGGCGCGCTGGCGACGCAAATGGCGCTGGTGCGGTTCGGCGGAACGGGGAAACGCGCCGCCGCGTGA
- a CDS encoding MBL fold metallo-hydrolase, producing MIRPLILAAALTAGVASASEDIADKYPGSMLYDKPVEIVPGVFSAIGATAPPTYENSGHNNNLSFIVTGDGVVVINGGAAYGLARALHDEIRQITDQPVKLVFNENGQGHAVLGNSYWAEQGVPIVAHEDAARVVEETGGTILEGMKRYNVDKAEGTRIQIPTETFSDEHIVEMGDFRIEARYLGPAHSPGDIVIWLPRQSLVIAGDMAFHERMLPIFPDTDTAAWIETWDSEFEALNATYVIPGHGHPTNMDQVRRYTRDYLIYLRARIGEHLDAGGDLSDAYYVDQSPYRHLDTFEELATKNAGRVYEQMEFE from the coding sequence ATGATCCGACCCCTGATCCTGGCCGCGGCGCTGACGGCAGGCGTGGCCTCGGCCAGCGAGGATATCGCCGACAAATATCCCGGCTCGATGCTCTACGACAAGCCGGTGGAGATCGTTCCCGGCGTCTTTTCGGCCATCGGCGCCACCGCGCCGCCGACCTATGAAAACTCGGGCCACAACAACAATCTCAGCTTCATCGTGACCGGTGACGGGGTCGTCGTCATCAATGGCGGTGCCGCCTATGGGCTGGCCCGCGCGCTGCATGACGAGATCCGGCAGATCACCGACCAGCCGGTGAAGCTGGTGTTCAACGAAAACGGCCAGGGTCATGCGGTGCTGGGCAACAGTTACTGGGCCGAACAGGGCGTCCCGATCGTCGCGCATGAGGATGCCGCACGCGTCGTCGAGGAAACCGGCGGCACGATCCTGGAGGGCATGAAACGCTATAACGTGGACAAGGCCGAGGGCACCCGGATACAGATCCCGACCGAGACGTTCAGCGACGAACATATCGTCGAGATGGGCGATTTCCGGATCGAGGCGCGCTATCTCGGCCCGGCGCACAGCCCCGGCGACATCGTGATCTGGCTGCCGCGACAGAGCCTCGTGATCGCGGGCGACATGGCCTTTCACGAACGGATGCTGCCGATCTTTCCCGATACCGACACGGCGGCCTGGATCGAGACCTGGGACAGCGAATTCGAGGCGCTGAATGCCACCTATGTGATTCCCGGCCACGGTCACCCCACCAATATGGACCAGGTGCGGCGCTATACCCGCGATTACCTGATCTACCTGCGGGCGCGGATCGGCGAGCATCTCGACGCGGGCGGCGATCTGTCCGATGCCTATTATGTCGACCAATCGCCCTATCGGCACCTGGACACGTTCGAGGAACTGGCCACCAAGAACGCGGGCCGGGTCTATGAGCAGATGGAATTCGAGTAA
- a CDS encoding TetR/AcrR family transcriptional regulator has product MSNPTTRATRPVKQARTIRSERRLLDAAEALFADQGYQATRVTDIIDRAGCSTGTFYNRFGDKDGLARVMIHEFVRDSRAEIDALDLGRAVHGDLRAMLRFLAETSHDMMNRRLGVYRASQRLTTLGADRSVYTGMLVAQLEERVTAHLDDYRDEIAAPDKAAALGYAVQLIIMVMLQTRLGAGPLFPKGKDELADLTVQAAMGLLTQEKPDE; this is encoded by the coding sequence ATGAGCAATCCCACCACCAGGGCCACCCGGCCCGTCAAACAGGCCCGCACGATCCGGTCCGAGCGGCGCCTGCTGGATGCGGCCGAGGCGCTGTTCGCGGACCAGGGCTATCAGGCCACCCGGGTCACCGACATCATCGACCGGGCGGGCTGTTCGACCGGCACCTTCTACAACCGGTTCGGCGACAAGGACGGGCTGGCGCGGGTGATGATCCATGAATTCGTCAGGGACTCCCGTGCCGAGATCGACGCGCTGGATCTCGGCCGGGCGGTTCACGGCGACCTGCGCGCGATGCTGCGGTTTCTGGCCGAAACCTCCCATGACATGATGAACCGGCGGCTGGGGGTCTATCGCGCGTCGCAGCGACTGACGACCCTCGGCGCGGATCGCAGCGTCTATACCGGGATGCTGGTGGCGCAGCTCGAAGAGCGGGTCACGGCCCATCTGGACGACTACCGCGACGAGATCGCGGCTCCGGACAAGGCGGCCGCGCTCGGATACGCGGTGCAGCTGATCATCATGGTCATGTTGCAGACACGGCTTGGCGCGGGCCCGCTGTTCCCGAAAGGCAAGGACGAACTCGCAGATCTAACGGTGCAGGCCGCGATGGGCCTGCTAACACAGGAGAAACCAGATGAGTAA
- a CDS encoding GTP-binding protein has product MWCKALPDDVHRAKGIVLTPDGPVRLDVVQGLITLTPIPDSAMQVAGRIVVIGPEALNSLPGLAGFGDSQPMGAQSG; this is encoded by the coding sequence ATGTGGTGCAAGGCGCTGCCGGATGACGTGCATCGCGCCAAGGGCATCGTGCTGACACCGGACGGGCCGGTGCGGCTCGATGTTGTCCAGGGGCTTATCACCCTGACGCCGATACCCGACAGTGCGATGCAGGTAGCGGGCAGGATCGTGGTGATCGGCCCCGAGGCCCTGAATTCCCTGCCCGGATTGGCCGGATTTGGCGACAGTCAGCCCATGGGGGCGCAATCAGGCTGA
- a CDS encoding DMT family transporter — translation MLPFAVMALAATGLTLADFFIKKSAMAGVSIAALLLFGWPLTTASLMLVAHLRGGIRHHLYPHAPKQLLVRSLLLLVMSVLNITSLSLNPYAQHAMLFQLSPIFALLIGVLFLGERLTGHVALVLLACLAGTWLILDPGLAGISAALLFAAGGALSNAVTNTYVAVNREAATPIGFTFWAVNGVALLAALYWLGFDRGVPAPGAQIWIQLSALLAVVGITLAGLAMQLARGNIGRVSIMLYVQMPVALALGWLAFGERPPQLAVLGGAMIVVAGASIPLLREKQREMADG, via the coding sequence ATGCTGCCTTTTGCCGTGATGGCACTGGCCGCAACGGGCCTGACGCTGGCCGATTTCTTCATCAAGAAATCGGCCATGGCGGGTGTGTCCATCGCCGCGCTGCTGCTGTTCGGCTGGCCGCTCACCACCGCCAGCCTGATGCTGGTGGCGCATCTGCGGGGCGGTATCCGGCACCATCTCTATCCGCATGCGCCGAAACAGCTGCTGGTGCGGAGCTTGCTGCTGCTGGTCATGTCGGTGCTGAACATCACCTCGCTGTCGCTCAACCCCTATGCCCAGCATGCGATGCTGTTCCAGCTCTCGCCGATCTTTGCCCTGCTGATCGGGGTTCTGTTTCTGGGCGAGCGGCTGACCGGGCATGTGGCGCTGGTGCTGCTGGCCTGCCTGGCCGGCACCTGGCTGATCCTCGATCCGGGACTGGCCGGAATATCGGCGGCGCTGCTGTTCGCGGCGGGCGGGGCGCTGTCGAATGCGGTCACCAACACCTATGTCGCGGTCAACCGCGAGGCGGCAACGCCGATCGGCTTCACCTTCTGGGCGGTCAATGGCGTGGCGCTGCTGGCGGCCCTCTACTGGCTGGGTTTCGATCGCGGCGTGCCGGCGCCGGGCGCCCAGATCTGGATACAGCTGAGCGCATTGCTGGCGGTGGTCGGAATAACCCTTGCCGGTCTTGCCATGCAGCTGGCGCGCGGCAATATCGGACGGGTCAGCATCATGCTCTATGTGCAGATGCCGGTGGCGCTCGCGCTGGGCTGGCTGGCCTTTGGCGAACGCCCGCCGCAGCTTGCGGTGCTGGGCGGGGCGATGATCGTTGTCGCCGGGGCCTCGATCCCGCTCTTGCGGGAAAAACAGCGGGAGATGGCGGACGGATGA
- a CDS encoding amidase family protein, translating to MTQTPQSLLDAARAKAAAPDFTSVFDDPVSQHGPLSGLTVAVKDLFDVRGHVTRAGTVVRKTAAPAVADAEAVARLRAAGAGLIGHANMTEYAYSGLGLNPHYGTPLTPLCKGCIAGGSTSGGASAVARGVADIALGTDTGGSSRIPAAFCGLFGFKPTARSIPRDGAVPLSQSLDSVGVMTRDAGLLRPVLNVLRDADLPPAPMPRGVIVPENFGMDELDAEVADAFETALAALRDAGVAVRRLSLDIFDRYRALPVWHFSAVESRANHGRDYDEARGDLDPRVAARMARADGVSGIDYARTLDMRAGLIREAGRLFDQMPLALPSVAIMPPRLDALQDDATFDRINLLALRNTSFGNVIDGCSVSIPVTSHPGAGLMLTAAPGRDAMLVAMAETLGSL from the coding sequence ATGACACAGACACCGCAATCCCTTCTCGATGCCGCCCGGGCCAAGGCGGCCGCGCCCGATTTCACCAGCGTCTTCGACGACCCGGTGTCGCAGCACGGCCCGCTGTCGGGGCTGACCGTCGCGGTCAAGGACCTGTTCGACGTGCGCGGCCATGTCACCCGCGCCGGAACGGTCGTGCGCAAAACCGCCGCCCCGGCCGTGGCGGATGCCGAGGCGGTCGCGCGGCTGAGAGCGGCGGGGGCCGGGCTGATCGGCCATGCCAACATGACGGAATACGCCTATTCCGGCCTCGGCCTGAACCCGCATTACGGCACGCCGCTGACGCCGCTTTGCAAAGGCTGCATCGCGGGCGGATCGACTTCGGGCGGGGCCTCCGCCGTGGCGCGCGGCGTCGCGGATATCGCGCTGGGCACGGATACCGGCGGATCGTCCCGCATTCCGGCGGCCTTTTGCGGGCTCTTCGGGTTCAAGCCGACGGCCCGGTCGATCCCGCGGGACGGCGCGGTGCCGCTGTCGCAGTCGCTGGACAGCGTCGGCGTCATGACCCGCGATGCCGGCCTGCTCCGCCCGGTGCTGAACGTGCTGCGCGATGCGGACCTGCCGCCAGCCCCGATGCCGCGCGGCGTGATCGTGCCCGAAAATTTCGGCATGGATGAGCTGGACGCCGAAGTGGCCGACGCCTTCGAGACCGCGCTTGCGGCCTTGCGCGATGCGGGCGTGGCGGTCCGGCGGCTGTCTCTCGATATCTTCGACCGCTATCGGGCCTTGCCGGTCTGGCATTTCTCGGCGGTGGAATCCCGCGCCAATCATGGCCGGGACTATGATGAGGCGCGCGGCGACCTCGATCCCCGGGTGGCGGCGCGGATGGCACGGGCAGACGGGGTATCGGGCATCGACTATGCCCGGACGCTGGACATGCGCGCGGGGCTGATCCGCGAGGCCGGGCGCCTGTTCGATCAGATGCCCCTGGCCCTGCCCAGCGTCGCCATCATGCCGCCCCGGCTCGACGCGTTGCAGGACGATGCGACCTTTGACCGGATCAACCTTCTGGCCTTGCGAAACACCAGTTTCGGCAATGTGATCGACGGTTGTTCGGTCAGCATCCCCGTCACCAGCCACCCCGGCGCGGGGCTGATGCTGACCGCGGCCCCGGGCCGGGATGCGATGCTGGTTGCCATGGCCGAAACGCTGGGCAGCCTGTAG